The following proteins are co-located in the Silene latifolia isolate original U9 population chromosome 1, ASM4854445v1, whole genome shotgun sequence genome:
- the LOC141649125 gene encoding putative germin-like protein 2-1, protein MEKNTIMLAMIGFCMAFVSFIHVVNGADPSPLQDFCVGADDYNSSVFVNGKFCKNPKDVTMQDFLYKGFDIRGNTSNTLGATAHLINDALFPALNTLGIAIGRIDIAPFGLNGPHIHPLGSEIFAVLEGTLYVGFVTTNNKLYDAIVKKGDIVVFPQGLIHFQLNIGKTDALAVAGFGSQNPGRINIPNAMFGTAPTIFSDVLTKAFQVNEDVIHKLQNQFIDQDASIESGRSWMKLIAEAI, encoded by the exons atgGAGAAGAATACAATAATGTTAGCCATGATTGGTTTTTGCATGGCGTTTGTTAGTTTTATTCACGTTGTTAATGGAGCTGATCCTTCTCCTCTTCAGGACTTTTGTGTTGGTGCTGACGATTATAATTCCTCAG TGTTTGTCAATGGAAAATTTTGCAAGAATCCCAAGGACGTGACCATGCAAGATTTCTTGTACAAAGGGTTTGACATACGCGGAAACACAAGTAACACACTAGGAGCAACGGCACATTTAATCAACGACGCTTTATTTCCAGCGCTAAACACTCTAGGTATAGCCATAGGCCGAATCGACATTGCCCCGTTCGGTCTAAACGGGCCTCATATACACCCTCTCGGCTCGGAGATTTTTGCGGTTTTAGAGGGGACCCTATACGTCGGGTTTGTGACAACTAACAACAAGCTATACGATGCCATCGTTAAAAAGGGAGACATCGTGGTTTTCCCTCAAGGTTTAATACACTTTCAATTGAATATTGGTAAGACAGATGCGTTGGCTGTAGCCGGCTTTGGTAGCCAAAATCCGGGTCGAATTAATATTCCTAATGCCATGTTCGGGACTGCACCAACTATTTTTAGTGACGTTCTTACAAAAGCATTCCAGGTCAATGAGGACGTGATACACAAACTTCAGAATCAGTTTATTGACCAAGACGCTAGTATTGAATCCGGAAGATCGTGGATGAAGCTTATAGCGGAGGCCATATGA